One genomic segment of Bacteroidota bacterium includes these proteins:
- the secA gene encoding preprotein translocase subunit SecA, producing the protein MGFLDNLAKSIFGSKSDREYKTMQPVVAQINEAYELLKPLTNDELRNKTQVFRQRIAEHLTEVDKEIIDLKEKAEAEEDLQEKDTFYKRVDELRKERDKKIEEVLKEILPEAFAVVKETAYRFSNHSFLEATATDLDRELAAKFQNIKIDGEKVSYANTWLAAGSEVKWNMVHYDVQLIGGMVLHEGKIAEMATGEGKTLVATLPAYLNGLAGEGVHIVTVNDYLARRDSEWNGPIFQFLGLRVDCIDKFPPHSEARHHAYLADITYGTNNEFGFDYLRDNMVNSPDEMVQRKHHYAMVDEVDSVLVDDARTPLIISGQVDSGDEKQFYELKPRIQKLVDAQKRVTNQFLTDAKRLIKEGKSGEKEGEGGIALYRAHRGLPRNNALIKFLSEPGMRQIMQSTENHYLGEQQKHMPIVDKELYFYIDEKNNSVELTEMGIELLTGASEEPNFFIIPDIGSVIAEIETSGMSSEEKIERKDSLMRDFSEKSERIHSVSQLLKAYTLFEKDDEYVVMDDKVKIVDENTGRILDGRRYSDGLHQAIEAKENVKVESASQTLATITLQNYFRMFHKLCGMTGTAETEAQEFWDIYKLEVSTIPANRVIIRDDKEDLVYKTKREKFNAIIDEIVKLTQAGRPVLVGTTSVEISELLSRMLNIRKIKHNVLNAKQHQREAEIVAEAGNPGTVTIATNMAGRGTDIKISAEVVKSGGLAIVGSERHDSRRVDRQLRGRAGRQGDPGTSQFFVSMEDELMRLFGSERIVKVMDRMGYDEGEVIQHSMISKSIERAQKKVEENNFGIRKRLLEYDDVMNRQREVIYAKRKHALFGEQLSLDINNSFYDLCEELTSTARETGDYDNFKLDTIRFFSLDTTITQEEIQKETVSVLTDKLFAEIKELYKRKSENYVKNMFPIMKDIRQTRGDAVKVVSVPFTDGKRGMNVLVDLEKTLKQEGKDLTSYFEKTATLSLIDEAWKHHLRAVDDLKQEVQLASYEQKDPLVIYKKEAFNLFSSMIGTVNRDIASFLFKGQVPQSSPEQVQNADQQKSKSFAKKIQESRGDLMANPARGNSQEPPQEEEKRLEPIRVGEKTGRNDPCPCGSGKKYKNCHGKEA; encoded by the coding sequence ATGGGCTTTTTAGACAACTTAGCAAAATCAATTTTTGGCAGCAAGAGCGACCGAGAATATAAAACAATGCAGCCCGTGGTGGCGCAAATCAATGAGGCCTATGAATTGCTCAAGCCCTTGACCAATGATGAACTGCGGAACAAAACACAAGTTTTCAGACAACGCATTGCCGAACACCTGACAGAGGTGGACAAGGAAATAATTGATCTAAAGGAAAAAGCAGAAGCAGAAGAAGATTTACAGGAGAAGGATACGTTCTATAAAAGAGTGGATGAACTGCGCAAGGAACGGGATAAGAAAATCGAAGAGGTTCTAAAGGAAATCCTTCCCGAGGCGTTTGCCGTAGTAAAAGAAACCGCCTACCGATTTTCCAACCATAGTTTTCTTGAAGCAACGGCTACCGACCTGGATCGGGAACTGGCCGCTAAGTTTCAAAATATAAAGATTGATGGAGAAAAGGTCAGTTATGCTAACACTTGGTTGGCAGCAGGCAGCGAAGTGAAATGGAACATGGTGCATTACGATGTACAATTAATCGGAGGTATGGTACTGCACGAAGGAAAGATTGCAGAGATGGCTACCGGTGAAGGAAAGACCTTGGTGGCAACGCTTCCGGCATACCTCAACGGTCTGGCAGGTGAAGGAGTTCATATCGTTACGGTAAATGATTACTTGGCACGAAGAGATAGTGAATGGAACGGTCCTATTTTCCAGTTTTTAGGATTACGGGTGGATTGTATTGACAAATTCCCACCACATTCCGAAGCCAGACACCATGCCTATCTCGCTGATATCACTTATGGAACCAATAATGAATTTGGTTTCGATTATTTGCGTGATAACATGGTGAATAGTCCCGACGAAATGGTGCAACGAAAACATCATTATGCGATGGTAGATGAAGTGGATTCTGTGCTAGTGGACGATGCACGTACCCCTTTGATTATTTCTGGTCAGGTAGATTCTGGCGATGAAAAACAATTCTATGAATTGAAACCGCGCATTCAAAAGTTGGTGGATGCACAAAAGAGAGTAACCAATCAGTTCTTGACAGATGCCAAACGTTTAATCAAGGAAGGAAAGAGCGGAGAGAAAGAGGGCGAAGGTGGAATTGCCCTTTATCGGGCACACCGGGGTTTGCCACGAAACAATGCGCTCATTAAATTTCTGAGTGAGCCTGGTATGAGGCAGATTATGCAAAGCACCGAAAACCATTATCTCGGTGAACAGCAAAAGCACATGCCCATTGTAGATAAGGAGTTATATTTCTATATAGATGAGAAGAATAACAGCGTTGAACTGACGGAAATGGGGATTGAACTCCTCACCGGTGCCAGCGAAGAGCCTAACTTCTTTATTATTCCCGACATAGGTTCTGTCATTGCTGAAATAGAAACTTCCGGAATGTCGTCGGAGGAAAAAATAGAGCGCAAAGATTCCTTGATGCGTGACTTTAGCGAAAAGAGCGAGCGAATTCATTCGGTTTCACAACTGCTCAAAGCATATACCCTATTTGAAAAGGATGATGAGTATGTGGTGATGGATGACAAGGTGAAAATTGTGGATGAGAACACCGGCCGTATTCTCGATGGAAGACGCTACAGCGACGGGTTACATCAGGCTATTGAAGCAAAGGAAAATGTGAAGGTAGAATCGGCCTCTCAAACGCTGGCTACTATCACACTTCAGAACTACTTCCGTATGTTTCACAAACTCTGTGGCATGACCGGTACAGCCGAAACGGAAGCGCAAGAATTTTGGGACATCTATAAACTAGAGGTTTCTACTATTCCTGCCAACAGAGTGATTATTCGTGATGACAAGGAAGACTTGGTTTATAAAACCAAAAGAGAGAAATTCAACGCGATTATTGACGAGATTGTAAAGTTGACCCAAGCGGGCAGACCGGTACTGGTGGGAACTACTTCTGTTGAGATTTCAGAATTGCTTTCACGGATGTTGAACATCCGTAAAATCAAACACAATGTATTGAACGCGAAGCAGCATCAGCGCGAGGCAGAAATCGTTGCAGAAGCAGGCAATCCGGGAACAGTGACTATCGCCACTAACATGGCAGGTCGGGGAACGGACATTAAGATTAGTGCGGAAGTCGTGAAATCTGGAGGACTGGCAATTGTTGGCTCTGAGCGTCATGATTCGCGGCGGGTGGACCGACAGTTGCGTGGTCGTGCCGGACGGCAGGGTGACCCTGGTACCTCCCAATTTTTCGTTTCTATGGAAGATGAGCTAATGCGCCTGTTCGGTAGCGAGCGAATTGTAAAGGTGATGGACCGGATGGGTTATGATGAAGGAGAGGTGATTCAACACTCCATGATTTCTAAGTCCATCGAGCGGGCACAAAAGAAAGTCGAGGAAAACAATTTCGGAATTCGTAAGCGTTTGCTGGAATATGACGATGTGATGAACCGGCAACGGGAGGTGATTTATGCGAAGCGTAAACACGCGCTGTTTGGTGAGCAATTGTCGCTAGACATCAATAACAGTTTCTATGATCTATGCGAGGAATTGACTTCGACAGCCAGAGAAACCGGAGATTATGACAATTTTAAGCTCGATACTATTCGGTTCTTTTCGTTGGATACTACCATCACCCAAGAGGAAATCCAAAAAGAAACAGTAAGCGTCCTGACCGATAAATTGTTTGCCGAGATCAAAGAATTGTACAAACGCAAGTCTGAGAACTACGTCAAAAATATGTTCCCGATAATGAAAGATATTCGTCAAACCAGAGGCGACGCAGTGAAGGTGGTATCCGTGCCATTCACCGACGGCAAAAGAGGAATGAATGTTTTGGTTGATCTGGAAAAGACGCTGAAACAAGAAGGGAAAGATCTGACTTCATATTTTGAAAAGACAGCGACACTATCCTTGATTGATGAAGCATGGAAGCACCACCTTCGTGCAGTAGATGATTTGAAACAAGAGGTTCAGTTAGCATCGTATGAACAGAAAGACCCGCTTGTTATTTATAAAAAGGAAGCGTTCAATCTTTTCTCTTCTATGATTGGAACCGTAAACCGAGATATTGCCTCCTTCCTTTTCAAAGGACAGGTGCCACAATCCAGTCCGGAACAAGTACAAAATGCAGACCAGCAGAAATCTAAATCATTCGCAAAAAAGATTCAGGAAAGTAGAGGAGATTTAATGGCGAATCCGGCAAGAGGAAATTCGCAAGAACCACCGCAGGAGGAAGAAAAGAGATTAGAGCCGATTCGGGTAGGTGAAAAAACAGGCCGGAATGACCCTTGCCCCTGTGGAAGCGGTAAAAAATATAAGAACTGCCACGGCAAAGAGGCTTAA
- the purD gene encoding phosphoribosylamine--glycine ligase: MNVLLLGSGGREHAFAWKISQSKFCEKLFIAPGNAGTARHGKNIAIDINDFTSIEEFSIENEIGLIIVGPEDPLVNGIYDYFQKESLKHIPVIGPSKMGAMLEGSKSFAKKFMLRHRIPTATYAEFSAETLEDGFDFIDEQVPPIVIKADGLAAGKGVLICESHMEAKDSLRDILEANKFGKAGTRVVIEQFLKGIEFSVFVLTDGEHYKILPNAKDYKRIGEGDTGLNTGGMGCISPVPFVGKEMMQKVEERVIIPTVNGLKEDNIIYKGFIYIGLMSVGGEPFVIEYNCRMGDPETEVIFPRIKSDFLKHLTALANGRLSEEIIEIDERATATVVAASGGYPGNYEKGKEISGLETPHSDSIIFHAGTKQEQGKILTNGGRVLTVTSFGKDIQEATKRSNLAMEQIHFDGIYYRKDIGYEF; this comes from the coding sequence ATGAATGTACTTCTATTAGGATCGGGTGGCCGAGAGCATGCTTTTGCGTGGAAAATCAGCCAAAGCAAATTTTGTGAAAAATTGTTTATAGCCCCTGGAAACGCAGGAACAGCCCGGCATGGCAAGAATATAGCCATAGATATTAATGACTTTACAAGCATCGAGGAGTTTTCAATAGAAAATGAAATTGGCCTAATCATAGTTGGCCCCGAAGACCCACTGGTGAATGGCATTTACGACTATTTCCAAAAAGAGTCCTTAAAACATATTCCGGTCATCGGCCCTTCAAAAATGGGGGCTATGCTGGAGGGTAGCAAATCTTTTGCAAAGAAATTTATGCTCCGGCATAGAATCCCGACAGCAACTTATGCAGAGTTTTCGGCCGAAACTTTGGAGGATGGTTTCGACTTTATTGATGAACAAGTTCCGCCTATAGTGATTAAAGCAGACGGGCTAGCTGCCGGAAAGGGAGTGTTGATTTGCGAAAGTCACATGGAGGCAAAGGATTCTCTCCGCGATATATTAGAGGCAAACAAGTTCGGCAAGGCGGGAACTCGTGTAGTGATTGAACAGTTTTTAAAGGGGATCGAATTCTCCGTTTTTGTATTGACCGATGGCGAGCATTATAAAATTCTTCCCAATGCCAAGGACTACAAGCGAATCGGCGAAGGAGATACGGGTTTGAACACCGGAGGCATGGGCTGTATTTCTCCAGTACCTTTTGTGGGCAAAGAAATGATGCAAAAAGTAGAGGAGCGAGTGATTATTCCTACGGTAAATGGTTTGAAGGAAGACAATATTATTTATAAGGGCTTCATATATATCGGCTTAATGAGCGTGGGAGGAGAGCCATTCGTTATTGAATACAATTGTCGGATGGGCGATCCAGAAACCGAAGTTATTTTCCCCAGAATCAAATCTGACTTTTTGAAACATTTAACCGCATTAGCGAATGGTCGTTTATCAGAAGAAATAATAGAAATAGATGAACGCGCAACAGCCACTGTGGTAGCGGCATCGGGTGGTTACCCCGGCAACTATGAAAAAGGGAAGGAGATCTCTGGATTAGAAACCCCACATAGTGACAGTATTATTTTTCATGCCGGAACAAAACAAGAGCAAGGGAAAATACTGACCAACGGGGGACGAGTACTCACGGTAACCTCCTTTGGAAAAGATATTCAGGAGGCGACCAAGCGATCTAACCTCGCTATGGAGCAAATCCATTTCGACGGAATATACTATCGAAAGGACATAGGCTATGAATTCTGA